In Setaria viridis chromosome 5, Setaria_viridis_v4.0, whole genome shotgun sequence, the genomic stretch GCAACAGGTGGAGTTTTGAAATAACTGATGCTACATATACATGGAAAAATTGAATTGAAATGCAACATGATCATGTTGTAGTTATCAGAAAAGAATTATTGCTAGGTAATGTTACCATCCACACTAGTTttcaagaaaaaggaaatacgGGACGTTGTCAGTTTCAGAATTCTAATATAAATGTGTGTTAGATTCAAAACATAAGACACATAATTAATTTTCTCTCGATATTCTAAGCATAGAGGAATAGATGGTCAATAACTTGTTTGAACGTTGTCTTCACTCTGCATTGCAAATATGGAAAATTGCAGGTTTATATGGACATTCTATCAGTCCTTAACAGTGAGGCCCACCTGTTGATTTGCCAAATGAAATATCTTAACAAATATAACAGGCTTTGATTACCAACCCTAACCACATGAACAACTATCAAATACATTGTGCCATATCCTACTGTAAGATCTCAAATACACACAAGAGTTGCATATTTTAATTTCATCCATTCTTACGAGGGGAAATTATTACATTAAACAATTTTTCCTGCAGAGCAATATATGTCATTTAAAAGAGTTTCCTTAACCCATCTCCTAATGCAACTAATTACATGTTCAATTGGTCACCTCTACCATCAAATCATTGTTAAAAATTAACACTACAATAAACACTCTTCATACCGGAAAACATACACCAGACACTAAACTAATTAAACACTTGAATTGGAACCGTGTAGCAACATATTCAGATCTGTGGGATGGATATCGTTTCGATCTAGCACAATGGTCATGGTCTGAACAAGCAAATTAAACACGAGTGGCAGCCGAGGCAAACTCTATAGAACAAAGCAAATTCGCAACCGGAATCATGTGAACACGTAAGAATCGAAGTATCTGAATGAAATTGTTTAGTTGATCTCATATCACCTAGCTAGGAAGCTTGGGGTGACGATGCGTCCTGAGATCTCTCCGGCGGTGCTGGTCCATCATCTCTGCCTAACTTCCTCGCTACGGCCCCCCGCAAGAATACCATCAACGCCAACACCTGAAGCCTCTCCGGCAGATCGCCGTGCTGGAAAATGGACCACATCGTCAGCTCCACCAGCCCGAGCGTGGTGCGCAAGACCAGCTCCTCCGAGCccgcgacggcgcgcggcgcggagccGACCGTGGAGACAAGGACGCCCTCAACGAACGGCATCTTGTGCTCGAGGCGGGAAAGGTCGGGGACCGCGGCGTCGTGGAGCCACCGCGTCCCCTCCTCGTGTCGGCCGAGCACGTGGCAGAGCGCGGCAGCGTAGAGGCGCGAGGTGGTGTCGCCGGGGCGCTCCGCGGCGAGGCGCGCGATGGCGTCGCTCGCGTCGTCGAGGTGGCCGTCACGCGCGTCGAGGAGGGCCATGTTGATCCGGtccatcgccgcctcctccgacgcCGCGTGGCCCTCCGACTCCGCGGACAGGATCTGCGCAGTGAGGTAGTCGCGGCCCTGCCGGAGCGTGCTGGGGTAGAGGGGCGCGCAGCGCAGAGCGCCCGCGAGGAGCGCCTGGGTGGCGTCGACGAAGAAGGAGGACGGTGTGAGCATCGCGCCGAGCTCGCGGAGGCCCGGGTGCGCGCGGACGAGGGCGAGGTggccggtggcagcggcggcggggccgacggACGTCgacggggaagaggagggggaggccgaGAGCGGGAGGGGCGAGGAGAGGTTCCACGAGACTACTGCAGAGGACAGGCCCccggccgctgcggcggcgagggcagcgCCGCGGAAGAAGCGCGacatggccggcggcggaagCGGAGGCGAAGCGGTTGGAGGCGGCTCTTTGTGTGTGCTCGGGGCTTTGGCTCGTGCTGATTGGGGGATGGTGCTAACTGGTGACTGCTAAGAGGAGGTGGGGACGGAGAGGCCTTTTTGCGTGCGCGCGCACGCtagctgtgagcctgtgacggTGCCTGACGGGCGACGgctggagggggaggggaacgGAATAGAGCAATGATTCCAAAACTGTTCGGCGCTGCGATATAACCTGCATCTAAAGGCTAGTTTGGAagcccaatttcctgcaaatTCCCTGCCATTTCCCGCGGCCTTCTTCTGCGCGGAAGAGTTCCACGGGCCAATCAGGCGGTGAATTGGATGCCTGCTAGAAGAGCCCCCCGATGCAGCCCGTTTTCACTGTGAAAACTCAcccattttgttttctttttttgataaagataCATAATTAGAAGATAACAAACGAGACGAGTTCGGCGGCAACCACGCCATCCACGTCGGTAAAATTTTTTTACGCCATCAGATCTTGATTTTACGGCTTACGTGATTGGTCGGCAGTCCTGCACGTTGCCATCTCTCGGCGAAAAAAAAAACCTCCCTCGAGGAAACTTCCTCtcgggtggagttttggagctccaaaatcacctcttttgaacctcctcatgAGTAGTAGTGCAACtaggggtggagttttggagcacctcttttgcagctccaaaaccacctcttttgaacctcttcatagagttggtgggtaattacccaccaatgccattgGTTAAAAAAAACGGTTTGATTCTATTTCTCCCAAGCCCCCCGCGCGGtgactccctccctcccacgcCGTCATCTTCCTCCCCCACTGCCCCTCCTGCTGCCCCTCCCGGCCGCCtgaccccgccgcccctcctggcTGCTGGCCGGCCCCTCCTGCTGCCCCTCCCGATCGATTTGGAatgcggcggcggtcggggcaTGGGCCGTGAGCGCTGGAGCAGCTCGCCGGCAGTTGTCGGAcgtactccccagacccacgagtaggccttggacggcccactaagggacgtactcggacatgatcagaacaaggataggcgtatccttctcggactagtcttgtatgtttatggaaaactactcgggccaataccgagtagaactctgtaacagtacccgactaggactcagacttgtaaccctgccctcccgagtatataaggccgggcagggacccccctcaaacagaatcCCTCGAGACCAGAActtacatcaatacaaaccaacacacaggatgtagggtattacgcgatctagcggcccgaacctgtctaaatcgtgttccttacgtcaccattgatttCTTGATTCTCGAAGActcttaccgcataaaagaacacctagggtaccccctaggcgggttgccggtctaaaacaccgacagctggcgtgccaggtagggggactcgtcgagtttctcaacgcgagctcaatggcgaaagtcatcatcaggcccgtcttcttcatcgaagccggcgcctcCTGAGTTTTTGGATCCTAGttctgcgtcgccgaaggctcgggatcgttccggcgccagatcgtcgacactcaggagaagaaaccagaaaacctgaccagaaaaaatcaagatttcaaagtcaacaagttcgagttcgactacgcgtcggattcgacttcgcctcggattACTCCAACGTTTCGCTCGGGGGTCGGACActgccgaccccaggactcagggtcgggcgaggcggagtctcgctcaggggtcaggcccTCTCGACCCCaggtctcggggtcggacgaggcggaactacccctccaaagggtcgggctccgccgaccccaggactcggagtcgggcgaggcggatttccactcagggtcgggcgaggcggagctact encodes the following:
- the LOC117858964 gene encoding uncharacterized protein, with the translated sequence MSRFFRGAALAAAAAGGLSSAVVSWNLSSPLPLSASPSSSPSTSVGPAAAATGHLALVRAHPGLRELGAMLTPSSFFVDATQALLAGALRCAPLYPSTLRQGRDYLTAQILSAESEGHAASEEAAMDRINMALLDARDGHLDDASDAIARLAAERPGDTTSRLYAAALCHVLGRHEEGTRWLHDAAVPDLSRLEHKMPFVEGVLVSTVGSAPRAVAGSEELVLRTTLGLVELTMWSIFQHGDLPERLQVLALMVFLRGAVARKLGRDDGPAPPERSQDASSPQAS